Proteins encoded by one window of Salvia splendens isolate huo1 chromosome 5, SspV2, whole genome shotgun sequence:
- the LOC121804618 gene encoding trafficking protein particle complex subunit 3-like produces MAPAAPKSGDVLFASVDRVNAELFTLTYGAIVRQLITDLEDVEEVNKQLDQMGYNIGVRLVDEFLAKSSVSRCVDFRETADVIAKVGFKMFLGVTASVTNWDAEGTTCSLILEDNPLVDFVELPDTCQGLHYCNILSGVVRGALEMVSMKTEVTWLRDMLRGDDVFELQVKLLKQVPEEYPYKDDE; encoded by the exons AACGCGGAGCTCTTTACTCTGACCTACGGTGCTATCGTGCGCCAACTGATTACCGATCTGGAGGATGTGGAGGAGGTTAACAAGCAGCTCGATCAAAT GGGTTATAATATCGGGGTCCGTCTGGTTGATGAATTCCTTGCCAAATCAAGCGTGTCAAGGTGTGTCGATTTCAGGGAGACAGCTGATGTCATTGCCAAG GTTGGATTCAAAATGTTTCTTGGGGTCACTGCctccgtcactaactgggatGCAGAAGGGACAACCTGTAGTCTAATTTTGGAAGACAATCCTTTGGTAGACTTTGTTGAGCTTCCTGATACCTGCCAAGGTCTTCATTACTGCAATATTTTAAGTGGAGTTGTCAGAGGGGCTCTTGAGATG GTCTCAATGAAAACTGAGGTCACGTGGCTACGTGACATGCTTAGAGGAGATGATGTATTCGAGTTGCAAGTCAAACTTCTGAAGCAAGTGCCCGAGGAGTACCCATACAAAGATGATGAGTAA